The following are encoded together in the Gadus chalcogrammus isolate NIFS_2021 chromosome 2, NIFS_Gcha_1.0, whole genome shotgun sequence genome:
- the LOC130406840 gene encoding MAPK regulated corepressor interacting protein 2-like, producing MYTITKGPSKLATQRRTGPTQQLDNQITEFKHKQTSWNLPALPAPKIVFNRPNGKKYHQPAQSLQVNSQSEDSCFTPAHEENVQFAHHAWREVAQQLEEGPSPGPHGAQEAVLYQESGETGPHMDNFVPIDLDEWWAQRFLANIDKLS from the exons ATGTACACAATTACCAAAGGTCCGAGCAAACTTGCTACCCAGCGGAGAACTG GTCCCACGCAGCAGCTCGACAACCAGATCACCGAATTCAAGCACAAGCAGACGTCGTGGAATCTGCCGGC GCTTCCTGCCCCCAAGATAGTCTTCAACCGACCGAACGGGAAGAAGTACCATCAGCCTGCACAGTCGTTGCAGgtgaacagccaatcagaggacagCTGCTTCACACCGGCGCACGAGGAGAACGTCCAGTTCGCGCACCACG CCTGGCGGGAGGTGGCTCAGCAGCTGGAGGAAGGGCCCAGCCCGGGGCCTCACGGGGCCCAGGAAGCTGTCCTCTACCAGGAGAGCGGCGAAACCGGCCCCCACATGGACA ACTTCGTGCCCATCGACCTGGATGAGTGGTGGGCTCAACGCTTCCTGGCCAACATCGACAAGCTctcctga